The Actinocatenispora sera genome has a window encoding:
- a CDS encoding PLP-dependent cysteine synthase family protein, protein MEQLDRGNAARGWVADAVRRVAADANRSADTHLLAFPLPFDWGIDLYLKDESVHPTGSLKHRLARSLFLYGLCNGWITEGTTIVEASSGSTAVSEAYFARMLGLPFVAVIPATTSPEKIELIEFAGGRCHLVEDASRVYDEARTLAGKLGGHFMDQFTYAERATDWRGNNNIAESIFEQLALERHPIPEWIVVGAGTGGTSATIGRFLRYRQHPTRLAVVDVENSAFYQGWVDDDAEHTVCAGSRIEGIGRPRVEPSFLPGVVDRMMRVPDAASIAAMRAAATLLGRRVGGSTGTNLCGAFALIAELRAAGRTGSVVTLLCDSGDRYAGTYYDDDWLAAQHLDPAPYLATVERFLATGHWREP, encoded by the coding sequence GTGGAACAACTCGACCGGGGCAACGCCGCCCGCGGCTGGGTGGCGGACGCGGTGCGCAGGGTCGCCGCGGACGCCAACCGCAGCGCCGACACGCATCTGCTCGCCTTCCCGCTGCCGTTCGACTGGGGCATCGACCTGTACCTCAAGGACGAGTCGGTGCATCCGACCGGCTCGCTGAAGCACCGGCTGGCCCGGTCGCTGTTCCTGTACGGGCTGTGCAACGGCTGGATCACCGAGGGCACCACGATCGTGGAGGCCTCGTCCGGTTCCACCGCGGTCAGCGAGGCGTACTTCGCCCGCATGCTCGGGCTGCCGTTCGTCGCGGTGATCCCGGCGACCACCAGCCCGGAGAAGATCGAACTGATCGAGTTCGCCGGCGGCCGGTGCCACCTGGTCGAGGACGCCTCCCGGGTGTACGACGAGGCGCGCACGCTGGCCGGCAAGCTCGGCGGCCACTTCATGGACCAGTTCACCTACGCCGAGCGGGCCACCGATTGGCGCGGCAACAACAACATCGCCGAGTCGATCTTCGAACAGCTGGCGCTGGAACGACACCCGATCCCGGAGTGGATCGTGGTCGGCGCCGGCACCGGCGGCACGTCCGCGACCATCGGCCGGTTCCTCCGGTACCGGCAGCACCCGACACGGCTCGCCGTGGTCGACGTGGAGAACTCGGCGTTCTACCAGGGCTGGGTCGACGACGACGCGGAGCACACGGTGTGCGCCGGCTCCCGGATCGAGGGCATCGGCCGGCCCCGGGTCGAACCGTCGTTCCTGCCCGGCGTGGTCGACCGGATGATGCGGGTGCCGGACGCGGCCTCGATCGCCGCGATGCGCGCGGCGGCCACGCTGCTCGGGCGGCGCGTCGGCGGCTCCACCGGTACCAACCTGTGCGGGGCGTTCGCGCTGATCGCCGAGCTGCGCGCGGCCGGCCGGACCGGCAGCGTGGTGACGCTGCTGTGCGACTCCGGCGACCGCTACGCCGGCACGTACTACGACGACGACTGGCTGGCCGCGCAGCACCTGGACCCGGCACCGTACCTCGCCACCGTGGAACGCTTCCTCGCCACCGGCCACTGGCGCGAACCCTGA
- a CDS encoding putative glycolipid-binding domain-containing protein: MADTGGEMATLGRSALWRRLDTTGTEHVLYDDSQGLRARGTIISADPVPYVCQFQLLTDETWATRMLEVEAEGAGWRRRVRLERAAGRWRVTANESGRLDQLLARAGRPGAALPGAELPEELSPATDVDLQFSPLTTMLPLRRLGLLHEPDTVPHTITAAWVLLPELTVLPSEQTYRAIGDDKVRYQSGSFAAELTVDPDGLVRHYPGLADRVV; encoded by the coding sequence GTGGCTGACACGGGAGGCGAGATGGCGACGCTGGGCAGGTCGGCGCTGTGGCGGCGGCTGGACACCACCGGCACCGAGCACGTGCTGTACGACGACAGCCAGGGGCTGCGTGCCCGCGGCACGATCATCAGCGCCGACCCGGTGCCGTACGTGTGCCAGTTCCAGCTGCTCACCGACGAGACGTGGGCGACCCGGATGCTCGAGGTGGAGGCCGAAGGGGCCGGTTGGCGGCGCCGGGTGCGCCTGGAACGCGCCGCCGGTCGGTGGCGGGTCACCGCGAACGAGTCGGGCCGGCTGGACCAGCTGCTCGCCCGGGCCGGGCGGCCCGGTGCGGCGCTGCCCGGCGCCGAGCTGCCGGAGGAGCTGTCCCCGGCCACCGACGTCGACCTGCAGTTCTCGCCACTCACCACGATGCTGCCGCTGCGCCGGCTCGGGCTGCTGCACGAGCCGGACACGGTGCCGCACACGATCACCGCGGCCTGGGTGCTGCTGCCCGAGCTGACCGTACTGCCGAGCGAGCAGACCTACCGGGCGATCGGCGACGACAAGGTGCGCTACCAGTCCGGGTCGTTCGCCGCGGAGCTGACGGTCGACCCGGACGGGCTGGTCCGCCACTACCCCGGCCTGGCCGACCGGGTCGTCTGA